Proteins from one Thermosipho japonicus genomic window:
- the pyrH gene encoding UMP kinase, with protein MYKRVLLKLSGEVLSGEGEKGFNIDKIIYLINELNSVLEYGTNIGIVIGAGNLFRGREMKELSPTIADQIGMLGTVINALYLKDLFEKHGLRTVVVSQVTSLPSIRPIHYDDINLYFDAGYLVIFAGGTSNPFFTTDTAAALRAVEMKADILIKGTKVSGIFDKDPKKFEDAIKFDKLTFDDAIEKELKIMDTEAFSICRRYNMKILVIDFFKKGNLLRAIREENVGTLVVPK; from the coding sequence ATGTACAAAAGGGTTCTTTTAAAATTAAGTGGTGAAGTACTTAGTGGTGAAGGTGAAAAAGGATTTAATATTGACAAAATTATTTACCTTATCAATGAATTAAATTCCGTCCTGGAGTACGGTACTAATATTGGGATAGTAATAGGAGCCGGAAACCTTTTCAGGGGAAGAGAAATGAAAGAATTATCTCCCACAATTGCAGACCAAATTGGAATGTTAGGAACCGTAATCAACGCATTATACCTTAAGGATCTATTTGAAAAACATGGGCTAAGAACTGTTGTGGTTTCACAGGTTACCTCACTTCCATCAATTAGACCTATTCATTATGATGATATAAATCTTTATTTTGATGCGGGGTACCTTGTAATTTTTGCAGGTGGTACAAGCAACCCATTCTTTACAACTGATACTGCTGCAGCTTTGAGAGCTGTTGAAATGAAAGCAGATATATTAATTAAAGGCACAAAAGTTTCAGGAATATTTGATAAGGATCCAAAAAAATTTGAAGATGCAATAAAATTTGATAAATTAACTTTTGATGATGCAATTGAAAAAGAATTAAAAATTATGGATACAGAAGCATTTTCGATTTGTAGACGATATAACATGAAAATTTTGGTAATAGACTTCTTCAAAAAAGGAAATTTACTGCGTGCAATTAGAGAAGAAAATGTTGGTACTTTGGTGGTGCCAAAATAA
- the ylqF gene encoding ribosome biogenesis GTPase YlqF produces the protein MWYPGHISKAKRKIKEYLKAVDTIMIILDARAPLATTAFEENIFSHKDVLFVLNKADLSNETYNNLWVKEISKTNPVITFSKKESVEKIKKFIKTYSKEKLKETRILIAGVPNVGKSSIINKISGRKLAKTGMAPGITRGLQWINLGKVKLLDTPGILYSKLFNKDVTAKLLLIGSIPVESVDKYDIITRAYEIFSNELNIKETFEEFIENFGKKRGYLAKGGLVDFERAKNNFFKAVAEGKFGRMTFDKEVQLWMQR, from the coding sequence ATGTGGTATCCCGGTCATATAAGTAAGGCAAAAAGGAAAATAAAAGAATACCTAAAAGCTGTCGATACTATAATGATAATTCTTGATGCAAGAGCTCCTCTTGCAACAACCGCCTTTGAAGAAAATATATTTTCACATAAAGATGTTTTGTTTGTTTTAAACAAAGCTGATCTTTCAAATGAGACATACAATAACCTCTGGGTTAAAGAAATTAGCAAAACTAATCCTGTTATAACATTTTCAAAGAAAGAGTCAGTTGAAAAAATTAAAAAGTTTATTAAAACCTATTCAAAGGAAAAATTAAAAGAGACAAGGATACTAATAGCTGGTGTTCCAAATGTTGGAAAATCATCTATAATAAACAAAATTTCTGGAAGAAAACTTGCAAAAACGGGAATGGCTCCTGGGATTACAAGGGGGCTTCAATGGATAAACCTTGGTAAAGTAAAGCTGCTTGATACTCCTGGAATACTATATTCAAAACTTTTTAATAAAGATGTGACCGCAAAATTACTTTTGATTGGTAGTATTCCTGTAGAATCGGTTGATAAATATGATATAATTACACGTGCGTATGAAATTTTTAGTAATGAATTAAATATTAAGGAAACATTTGAAGAATTTATAGAAAATTTTGGAAAAAAGCGTGGATATCTAGCAAAGGGCGGACTTGTAGATTTTGAAAGGGCAAAAAACAACTTTTTTAAGGCTGTTGCTGAAGGTAAATTTGGAAGGATGACATTTGACAAGGAGGTGCAACTATGGATGCAAAGATAA
- a CDS encoding chemotaxis protein CheX, which translates to MDAKIINSLITAVNSTFNMVLQVEPKVLKPEIAKGIDPKYPIVTVIGFNGDIDGNLIYSFNEETAKNVVSKMMGMPYDNLDELALSALGELGNMASGSIAMNLEKNNYKVDITPPTVITGKEIQITAEGVILKLPLNIFSEGDFEIHMVIRSGGK; encoded by the coding sequence ATGGATGCAAAGATAATAAATTCTTTAATAACTGCGGTTAATTCAACTTTTAACATGGTATTACAGGTAGAACCTAAGGTCTTAAAACCAGAGATCGCAAAAGGAATTGATCCAAAATACCCTATAGTCACAGTTATAGGTTTTAACGGCGATATAGATGGAAATTTAATTTACTCATTTAATGAAGAAACTGCAAAAAACGTTGTAAGTAAAATGATGGGAATGCCATATGACAACCTTGACGAGCTTGCACTAAGTGCATTAGGAGAACTTGGAAATATGGCAAGTGGTTCAATAGCAATGAACCTTGAAAAAAACAATTATAAAGTCGACATAACACCTCCAACAGTTATAACAGGAAAAGAAATACAAATTACGGCTGAAGGTGTTATTCTAAAACTTCCTTTAAACATTTTCTCAGAAGGAGACTTTGAAATACACATGGTAATTAGAAGCGGGGGGAAATAA
- a CDS encoding 5'-methylthioadenosine/S-adenosylhomocysteine nucleosidase, which yields MIVITSVLREEIVGAFRELMPVLENGEILKRPYMRGLIGANEVLLVYGLIGKVESAMMAQALIDNFHPKYFIHCGGAGIINSERKIGDIVCGTEYIEHDIKFRQKQIKKIKASQTLIERISDVYNKVILGPIASGDIFVDSVEEKTRIFNETKAELVDMDSAAIAKVCYENDVEFCAIKIALDKSVEGSTIEIQQNLKKLAPFPSAIVAEMLEKHLL from the coding sequence ATGATAGTAATAACAAGTGTTTTGCGCGAAGAAATAGTGGGGGCGTTTAGAGAGCTAATGCCAGTTTTGGAAAATGGAGAAATCCTCAAAAGGCCATATATGAGAGGACTTATAGGTGCCAACGAAGTTCTTCTCGTCTACGGCCTTATAGGGAAAGTAGAATCTGCAATGATGGCCCAAGCACTTATTGATAATTTTCATCCAAAATACTTTATACATTGCGGAGGTGCCGGTATAATTAACAGTGAAAGAAAAATTGGCGATATAGTCTGTGGGACTGAATATATTGAACATGATATAAAATTCAGGCAAAAGCAAATTAAAAAAATTAAAGCCTCTCAAACACTTATCGAACGTATATCCGATGTGTATAACAAGGTTATACTTGGACCAATTGCAAGTGGAGATATATTTGTCGATTCAGTAGAAGAAAAGACAAGAATATTCAACGAAACAAAAGCTGAATTAGTTGATATGGATAGTGCTGCTATTGCAAAGGTATGTTATGAAAACGACGTTGAATTTTGTGCAATAAAAATTGCGCTTGACAAAAGTGTTGAAGGAAGTACTATTGAAATACAACAAAATCTTAAAAAACTTGCTCCATTCCCTTCAGCAATAGTCGCTGAAATGCTCGAAAAACATCTTCTATAA
- a CDS encoding D-alanine--D-alanine ligase family protein — MINVGLFFGSKSVEHEISIITAHQVLNFVDKNKYNIIPLYITKDGKWLTGKVLEKLENFKNLERLEKKAKQISFISAKDGKLILHSKIKKITIDVCLLTFHGSNGEDGSIQGMLEFLNVPYTGCGMYSSMYAIDKVITKLILKEKNIPVVDFLYTSKKNYTNDFLNHCKEVLEYPMIVKPARLGSSIGVKKVNDKAELEKAIEVAFSFDDKIIVEKWIDSRELNCAVMGYKNIVVSEIEEIKKQKDFFDYNEKYVQKGKKFSNHIIPAPIDENLKNAIKSIARDTFNALECHGNIRIDFLLSKDNKIYVNEVNSIPGALSYYLWQMSGFTSSQVIDNMISIAFEAFKDKKSKIYSIDTNLFDLKVEK; from the coding sequence ATGATAAACGTTGGATTATTCTTTGGTTCAAAAAGTGTAGAGCACGAGATTTCTATAATAACAGCACATCAAGTGCTGAATTTTGTTGATAAAAACAAATACAATATAATTCCCTTATATATTACTAAAGATGGAAAATGGCTAACTGGAAAGGTTCTTGAAAAACTTGAAAATTTTAAGAACCTTGAAAGACTTGAAAAAAAAGCAAAACAAATTTCATTTATCTCTGCAAAAGATGGGAAATTAATCTTACATAGCAAAATAAAAAAAATTACTATAGATGTTTGCCTTTTGACATTTCACGGAAGCAACGGTGAGGATGGTAGCATCCAGGGAATGCTCGAATTTCTAAACGTTCCTTATACAGGTTGTGGAATGTACTCTTCAATGTACGCAATAGATAAAGTTATAACAAAACTTATTTTAAAAGAAAAAAATATTCCTGTAGTTGATTTTCTATACACAAGCAAAAAAAATTACACAAATGACTTTTTAAATCATTGTAAAGAAGTTCTTGAATATCCAATGATAGTTAAGCCTGCAAGGCTGGGGTCAAGTATTGGAGTAAAAAAAGTAAATGATAAAGCAGAACTAGAAAAAGCAATTGAAGTTGCTTTTTCTTTTGATGATAAGATTATAGTTGAAAAGTGGATAGATTCTAGAGAATTAAATTGTGCTGTAATGGGATACAAAAACATAGTTGTATCAGAAATAGAAGAAATAAAAAAGCAAAAAGATTTTTTTGATTATAACGAAAAGTACGTTCAAAAGGGAAAAAAGTTTTCAAATCATATAATTCCCGCACCAATAGATGAAAATTTAAAAAATGCCATAAAATCTATAGCGCGTGATACATTTAATGCACTGGAATGTCATGGAAATATAAGAATTGACTTTTTGTTATCTAAAGATAATAAAATATACGTTAACGAAGTTAATAGTATTCCTGGTGCACTTTCATATTATCTATGGCAAATGAGTGGCTTTACATCCTCGCAGGTAATTGATAACATGATTTCAATTGCTTTTGAAGCTTTTAAAGATAAAAAATCTAAAATATATTCCATAGATACCAATCTCTTCGACTTAAAGGTGGAAAAATGA
- a CDS encoding alpha/beta fold hydrolase, which produces MKKKILDLTINYKVIENGTKNILFLHGWGANLNSFLPVAKELKCRSFLIDLPGFGESSLPNSIYSSYDYANLIERFINELNLDNLILVGHSFGGKIASIIASKNPSWLEKVVIISSPGIKTKKKFKTRFKIFTYKLLAKFFYTFGLKKSLEKLRSKFGSQDYKSSKGIMREILKNVISEDISTELKKIKKDALIIWGKKDDAVPLEVGIKFNQYIENSKLIVYENAGHFPFLENFDSFLYDFKKFIGEINNG; this is translated from the coding sequence ATGAAGAAAAAAATTTTAGATCTAACAATAAACTACAAAGTTATAGAAAATGGCACAAAAAACATCCTATTCTTACACGGATGGGGAGCAAATTTAAATTCTTTTTTGCCCGTTGCAAAAGAACTAAAATGTAGGTCGTTTTTAATTGATTTACCAGGATTTGGTGAAAGCTCTCTTCCAAACTCAATTTATTCAAGCTATGATTATGCTAATTTAATCGAACGTTTTATAAACGAGTTAAATTTAGATAATTTAATTCTAGTTGGACACTCATTTGGCGGAAAAATTGCTTCAATAATTGCAAGCAAAAACCCAAGTTGGCTTGAAAAAGTCGTTATAATATCCTCACCTGGAATTAAGACTAAGAAAAAATTTAAGACTAGATTTAAAATTTTTACTTATAAATTACTTGCAAAATTTTTTTATACCTTTGGTCTAAAAAAAAGTCTTGAAAAACTGAGAAGTAAATTTGGCTCACAAGATTATAAATCATCAAAAGGTATTATGAGAGAAATTTTAAAAAATGTTATCAGTGAAGATATATCTACAGAATTAAAAAAGATCAAAAAGGATGCTTTAATAATATGGGGAAAAAAAGATGATGCAGTTCCACTTGAAGTAGGAATAAAATTCAACCAGTATATTGAAAATTCGAAATTAATAGTCTATGAAAATGCAGGACACTTTCCATTTTTGGAAAATTTTGATAGTTTTCTATATGATTTTAAAAAATTTATAGGAGAGATCAACAATGGATAA
- a CDS encoding Mur ligase family protein, which produces MDKVFLSLLAANFVIRSLYSLHMLQLEEYSEKKYIRWIFSHINKYIINILLIASFILYFFHPLYASLILLISIFLDLKLFLLKKKKKRLVFTKRLRRLMYTSFSLFAIFLSLTFIYSNIIYEIIAFTFVLFNSLFYYITNGILIPIERLINEYYYKDAKRKISRLNPSTVAVTGSYGKTSTKYYLYHLVSEHYKSLMTPESYNTTMGITKTIREKLDKSHEVFIVELAENDNYGYDKLLELVKPQISILTSIGIQHFEEFESLDNIIQNFKNFILDNRSGKKIIANIDDENIKKVLENIDANKEIITCAINEKEAQYKVEELKLSKDGASFVVITPNNQKFYFETNVYGNENIRNLLLAIVASFELKVPVEEVIERAKNVVKPKHRLEIVRNDTITVIDDTFNSNPKGFKMALEYLSLFENRRKIIVTPGFVELGEKEDEEHYKIGKEIAKYVDVVFLIGEKRTEKIYKGLIDSNFEGKIFIVEDLNEVIEKFKSFLQPGDIVLFENDLPDNYN; this is translated from the coding sequence ATGGATAAGGTATTTTTATCACTTTTAGCTGCTAATTTTGTTATTAGATCTCTTTATTCACTTCATATGCTACAATTAGAAGAATACTCAGAAAAAAAATATATAAGGTGGATCTTTTCACACATAAATAAATACATAATTAACATTCTTCTAATAGCATCTTTTATATTATACTTTTTTCACCCACTATATGCCTCTTTAATACTATTAATATCAATATTTCTTGACTTAAAACTATTTCTTTTGAAAAAGAAGAAGAAAAGATTAGTGTTTACAAAAAGACTTAGAAGGTTAATGTATACCTCATTTTCCTTATTTGCAATTTTTTTATCTTTAACATTTATATATAGTAACATAATCTATGAAATCATAGCATTTACGTTTGTTTTATTCAATTCTCTTTTTTATTATATAACCAACGGAATTCTAATTCCAATTGAAAGGCTAATTAATGAATATTACTATAAAGATGCAAAAAGAAAGATATCAAGACTTAACCCTTCAACGGTTGCAGTTACAGGCAGTTATGGAAAAACCAGCACAAAGTACTATCTCTACCATCTTGTATCCGAGCATTATAAGTCCTTAATGACACCCGAAAGTTACAATACAACAATGGGAATAACAAAAACAATACGTGAAAAATTAGATAAATCCCATGAAGTCTTCATCGTTGAGCTTGCTGAAAATGATAATTACGGCTATGATAAATTGTTAGAACTTGTAAAACCTCAAATATCTATTTTAACCTCAATTGGGATTCAACATTTTGAAGAATTTGAAAGTCTGGACAACATCATTCAAAATTTTAAGAACTTTATTCTTGATAACCGCTCGGGGAAAAAAATTATTGCAAACATAGATGATGAAAATATTAAAAAGGTTTTAGAAAATATAGACGCAAACAAAGAAATAATTACCTGTGCAATCAATGAAAAAGAGGCACAGTATAAAGTAGAAGAATTAAAGCTTTCAAAAGATGGAGCTAGCTTTGTAGTTATCACACCGAATAATCAAAAATTTTATTTTGAAACAAATGTATATGGCAACGAAAATATTAGAAACCTTCTTCTTGCTATAGTTGCAAGCTTTGAGCTAAAAGTCCCAGTAGAAGAAGTAATAGAAAGGGCAAAAAATGTTGTAAAGCCAAAACACAGACTTGAAATAGTAAGAAATGATACTATTACGGTTATAGATGACACATTTAATTCAAATCCGAAAGGATTTAAAATGGCCCTTGAATATCTCTCACTTTTTGAAAATAGAAGAAAAATCATTGTAACTCCAGGATTTGTAGAACTTGGTGAGAAGGAAGACGAAGAACATTACAAAATTGGAAAAGAAATAGCAAAATATGTAGATGTTGTATTTTTAATAGGTGAAAAAAGAACAGAAAAAATATACAAAGGATTGATTGATTCAAACTTTGAAGGTAAAATATTCATAGTGGAAGATCTTAACGAAGTTATAGAAAAATTTAAAAGTTTCTTACAACCCGGCGATATAGTGTTATTTGAAAATGATCTTCCAGATAATTACAATTAA
- a CDS encoding redox-sensing transcriptional repressor Rex, whose amino-acid sequence MSNLKKDKRPLEIPKPTFERLKKYLALLLQEESEYISSEGIAEKLNITPEQVRKDFTYINIKGKPKVGYHIPPLINELSELFGIGVMDNIIIVGAGNLGSALAKYAGFKKIGVRVVAIFDNDPVKIGKFVGELSVLPFSEENLKRVIKRFKVKIGVICVTEESAQEVANILVRNGIKALWNFAPVTLKVPPGIVLENQDITTGVLTIKHLLEKK is encoded by the coding sequence ATGTCCAATCTGAAAAAGGATAAAAGACCTTTGGAAATACCAAAACCAACTTTTGAAAGATTAAAAAAGTATCTTGCATTGCTTTTGCAAGAAGAAAGTGAGTATATATCGTCTGAGGGTATTGCTGAAAAATTGAATATTACACCTGAACAGGTTAGGAAGGATTTTACTTACATTAACATTAAAGGAAAACCAAAGGTTGGCTATCATATCCCTCCACTCATAAACGAGCTGAGTGAACTTTTTGGAATTGGGGTCATGGACAACATCATAATAGTTGGAGCTGGAAATCTAGGAAGTGCTCTTGCAAAGTACGCTGGATTCAAAAAAATTGGAGTTAGAGTAGTAGCTATCTTTGATAACGACCCAGTTAAGATTGGCAAATTTGTGGGAGAACTTTCCGTTCTCCCTTTTTCTGAAGAAAATTTGAAAAGAGTTATTAAACGTTTTAAAGTAAAGATAGGTGTTATATGTGTTACTGAAGAGAGTGCACAAGAAGTTGCAAATATACTTGTAAGAAATGGCATAAAAGCTTTGTGGAATTTTGCACCAGTTACTTTAAAAGTACCACCGGGAATAGTGTTGGAAAATCAAGATATAACTACGGGTGTTTTAACAATAAAACACCTTCTTGAAAAAAAGTGA
- a CDS encoding [Fe-Fe] hydrogenase large subunit C-terminal domain-containing protein: MKIIVNGKETIIKDDSRNLLEALRDVGIEIPNLCYLSETSIYGACRMCLVEIDGQIMTSCSIKPYEGMNVKTHTPEIYEMRRGILELILASHNRDCTTCERNGNCKLQRYAEEFGIRKVRFDKLDKSNIIDYSSIIIRDNSKCILCGDCVRVCDEIQSIGAIDFAFRGFEAQVMPAFGEELSTTNCVLCGQCVAHCPTGALTFRNDLQNVYKAMEEGKYIIGMMAPAVRASIQEELGMEEDVVVAGRIVNFLKSIGFKKVFDVAFAADLVAYEEAHEFKERLEKGEKLPQFTSCCPGWVKFAEHNYPEYLNNLSTVKSPQQALGSIIKKFYAKEIGVNPEDIYLVSIMPCTAKKFEAEREELAGEVDAVITTRELSQLIRSSGFNLKNVPPVPFDRPYGLSSQSGLSFGKTGGVFGSVLKVLESEIEFDDIKTEEIEKGIRLTKATTKDGKVISGIVVFGLGNTRKVIDSIKNGKLKVDIVEVMACDYGCIGGGGQPYPNDTRVRTKRAEILNEVVGIDVLISPNENYHMLSLYEKYLEKPLSHISHEVLHTTYRNRKRINDEDIEILPLPVEEDKKTTVKVCLGTSCYSKGSYDILSDLIDVVNKEEWAKNIEIKGTFCVENCGKSPNVVINDTIVSEATTDKVKEVLKKHVQSEKG; this comes from the coding sequence GTGAAGATAATAGTTAATGGAAAAGAAACTATAATAAAAGATGATTCAAGGAATCTTTTAGAGGCATTAAGAGATGTTGGAATAGAGATACCAAACCTTTGTTATCTTTCTGAAACTTCAATTTACGGCGCCTGTAGAATGTGTCTTGTTGAAATAGATGGTCAAATAATGACTTCTTGTTCTATAAAACCATATGAGGGTATGAATGTTAAAACACATACACCAGAAATATACGAAATGAGAAGAGGGATTCTTGAGCTTATTCTTGCATCACACAACAGGGATTGTACAACATGTGAGAGAAATGGAAATTGTAAATTACAAAGATATGCAGAAGAATTTGGAATAAGAAAAGTAAGATTTGACAAACTTGACAAGTCAAATATTATAGATTATTCATCAATAATTATAAGGGATAATTCAAAATGTATTCTTTGCGGTGACTGTGTGAGAGTTTGTGATGAAATTCAATCTATAGGTGCAATAGACTTTGCATTTAGAGGATTTGAAGCACAAGTTATGCCAGCATTTGGTGAAGAACTTTCGACAACAAATTGTGTTCTCTGTGGCCAATGTGTGGCTCACTGTCCAACCGGTGCTTTGACATTTAGAAACGACCTTCAGAATGTATACAAAGCAATGGAAGAAGGTAAATACATTATAGGTATGATGGCACCTGCAGTTCGTGCGTCGATTCAGGAAGAACTTGGAATGGAGGAGGATGTTGTTGTAGCAGGAAGAATTGTTAACTTTTTAAAATCAATAGGGTTTAAAAAAGTATTTGATGTTGCATTTGCTGCAGATCTTGTCGCATACGAAGAAGCTCATGAATTTAAGGAAAGACTTGAAAAAGGTGAAAAACTTCCACAATTTACATCTTGTTGTCCTGGATGGGTAAAATTTGCAGAACATAATTACCCTGAATATCTTAACAACCTTTCAACTGTAAAATCACCACAGCAGGCATTGGGAAGTATTATAAAGAAATTCTATGCAAAAGAAATAGGAGTAAACCCAGAAGATATTTATCTTGTGTCTATAATGCCATGTACTGCTAAAAAATTTGAAGCAGAACGTGAAGAGCTTGCAGGGGAAGTTGATGCAGTAATTACAACAAGAGAATTATCACAGTTAATAAGATCAAGTGGTTTTAACTTGAAAAATGTCCCACCAGTACCATTTGACAGGCCATATGGATTATCATCTCAGTCAGGTTTAAGCTTTGGAAAAACTGGAGGAGTATTTGGAAGTGTATTGAAAGTATTAGAAAGCGAAATTGAATTTGACGATATAAAGACTGAAGAAATTGAAAAAGGAATTCGTCTTACTAAAGCTACAACGAAAGATGGTAAGGTAATAAGCGGAATAGTTGTATTCGGTCTTGGCAACACAAGAAAAGTTATTGATTCAATTAAAAACGGTAAGTTAAAAGTGGATATAGTTGAAGTAATGGCTTGTGATTATGGCTGTATCGGTGGTGGAGGACAGCCTTATCCAAATGATACGAGAGTAAGAACGAAAAGAGCAGAAATTTTAAATGAGGTAGTTGGTATAGATGTTTTGATTTCACCAAATGAAAACTATCATATGCTTTCATTGTATGAGAAATATCTTGAAAAACCATTAAGTCATATTTCTCATGAAGTATTGCACACAACATACAGAAATAGAAAAAGAATAAACGATGAAGATATTGAAATATTACCTCTTCCAGTTGAAGAAGATAAAAAAACAACGGTTAAGGTATGTCTTGGAACATCCTGTTATTCAAAAGGTTCATATGATATACTTTCAGACTTAATAGATGTAGTGAACAAAGAAGAATGGGCTAAAAATATTGAAATAAAGGGCACCTTCTGTGTTGAAAACTGTGGTAAGTCTCCAAATGTTGTGATTAATGATACAATAGTAAGTGAGGCTACCACAGATAAAGTGAAAGAGGTGCTCAAAAAACATGTCCAATCTGAAAAAGGATAA
- a CDS encoding NADH-quinone oxidoreductase subunit NuoF, with amino-acid sequence MFKTIQEALSYIEKQQELREQRLKDKSIYVCVGTGCTANGSRKVYKKFVKVIREKGLDVKVETIDDDESNVVRKTGCCGLCSLGPLVKIMPEGITYSHVRLDDVEEIVEKTIERGEVIERLLLTDSVTGQKITKLEDATFFKNQTFYIMEGIGTSECEKIEDYMGRGGYKSLLKVLSSMKPEEVIETVKASGLRGRGGGGFPTGLKWEFTYKAKGDKKFVVCNADEGDPGAFMNRTLLERDPHSVLEGMIIAAYTVGAQKGYAYIRAEYPIAVEMFNKAINDAKKMGLLGENILGTGFSFDLEVKEGAGAFVCGEETALLASIEGKRGVPRPRPPFPAQKGLWGYPTLINNVETYANIAKIIRDGVENYRKRGVEKSPGTKMFSVTGPLKLTGIIEIEFGTTIRYVLENICGGTVEGKKLKAIQIGGPSGACLPEKYFDLPLDYDTLKSVDAMVGSGGIVAITEDSCMVEVARFFLDFTKRESCGKCVPCREGTMQAYTILEKFTQGKATYEDLENLESLAKIVKTASLCGLGKTAPNPILSTLKHFRDEYIEHINGKCPSGTCTALRKYVINPELCKSCSLCARACPQGAISGERGKPYVIDQGKCVKCGICFEKCKFNAIELV; translated from the coding sequence ATGTTTAAGACAATTCAAGAAGCATTAAGCTATATAGAAAAACAACAAGAACTTAGAGAACAAAGATTAAAAGATAAGTCAATATATGTTTGTGTTGGAACAGGTTGTACTGCAAATGGTTCAAGAAAGGTATACAAGAAGTTTGTTAAAGTTATTAGAGAGAAAGGCCTTGATGTGAAAGTTGAAACAATAGATGATGATGAAAGCAATGTAGTAAGGAAAACAGGATGTTGTGGGCTTTGTTCGCTTGGGCCACTTGTAAAAATAATGCCTGAAGGAATTACATATTCACATGTAAGGTTAGATGATGTTGAAGAAATAGTTGAAAAAACCATAGAACGTGGAGAAGTAATTGAAAGGCTTCTTTTAACAGATTCAGTTACAGGTCAAAAAATAACCAAGCTTGAGGATGCAACATTCTTTAAAAATCAAACCTTCTACATTATGGAAGGTATTGGTACAAGCGAATGTGAAAAAATAGAAGATTACATGGGACGTGGCGGATACAAATCACTTTTAAAAGTTTTGTCTTCAATGAAACCAGAAGAAGTAATTGAAACGGTTAAGGCATCTGGACTTAGAGGTAGAGGCGGCGGAGGATTTCCAACTGGACTAAAATGGGAGTTTACATACAAAGCAAAAGGTGATAAGAAATTTGTCGTTTGTAACGCCGACGAGGGTGACCCAGGTGCGTTCATGAATAGAACACTTCTTGAAAGGGATCCACATTCAGTTTTAGAAGGAATGATAATTGCAGCATATACAGTTGGAGCCCAAAAGGGATATGCTTACATTCGTGCAGAATATCCAATTGCCGTTGAAATGTTCAATAAAGCAATAAATGATGCAAAGAAAATGGGGTTACTTGGAGAAAATATTCTTGGAACTGGCTTTTCCTTTGATCTAGAAGTAAAAGAAGGAGCTGGTGCATTTGTATGTGGAGAAGAGACGGCACTTCTTGCTTCAATTGAAGGAAAAAGAGGGGTTCCAAGGCCAAGGCCACCATTTCCTGCACAAAAAGGACTATGGGGTTATCCAACACTCATAAATAATGTCGAGACATATGCAAATATTGCAAAGATAATTAGAGATGGTGTTGAAAACTACAGAAAACGTGGTGTGGAAAAATCACCTGGAACGAAGATGTTTTCTGTTACAGGTCCTCTTAAACTGACTGGAATTATTGAAATAGAATTTGGAACAACTATAAGGTACGTTTTGGAAAATATTTGTGGAGGAACAGTAGAAGGTAAAAAACTAAAAGCGATTCAAATTGGTGGGCCATCGGGAGCATGTTTGCCAGAAAAGTATTTTGATTTGCCACTTGACTATGATACGTTGAAGTCTGTTGATGCAATGGTTGGTTCAGGTGGTATTGTTGCTATAACTGAAGATAGTTGTATGGTTGAAGTTGCAAGGTTTTTTCTTGACTTTACCAAGAGAGAATCATGTGGAAAGTGTGTACCATGTAGAGAAGGAACAATGCAAGCTTACACAATTTTAGAGAAATTTACTCAGGGAAAAGCAACATATGAAGATCTTGAAAACCTTGAGAGCCTTGCAAAAATAGTAAAAACAGCTTCTTTATGTGGACTTGGAAAAACTGCTCCAAATCCAATTTTGAGTACTTTAAAACACTTTAGAGATGAATATATAGAACATATTAACGGAAAATGTCCAAGTGGAACCTGTACAGCACTCAGAAAATACGTTATTAATCCAGAGCTTTGTAAGAGTTGTAGCCTTTGTGCAAGAGCATGTCCACAAGGAGCAATTAGCGGAGAGAGAGGCAAACCATATGTAATAGACCAGGGAAAATGTGTAAAATGTGGTATTTGTTTCGAAAAATGTAAATTTAACGCAATAGAATTGGTTTAA